The following is a genomic window from Candidatus Vondammii sp. HM_W22.
AGGTGTGGATATCTTCATTGACAGGCGAGCTGCTCTGCACAGCGAAACGTGATGCCAATGCACGGCCTTATGTACGTGAAAGCCAGCTTGAGCACGCCAGGGCAAAACGTGAGAGCGGGCGTGTTGAACGGCTGGAACGGAAAATTGATTCAGCCCGTGAAGAGGGTGCCTATCAGATAGAGGCCCAGCCTGCAGACCCAATTATCACCGAAATGGCCAAAGCGAATCTGGAACAGATGCGCCGTGAATTTGAAGAGACCGAACCCGCATTTATCACTCCGGACAACGACCCCAAACGCTACGAACTATGGAAGGAGATCGGAGCGCGGCAGGATGAACTCAGCCCGGATGAAAAAGCTTTTTATGAGCGATTTAAAGACGCGCATTACTGCCAGACGATGCAGAAACTGGAAGAAGAATTCGATCAGTCATTTGCACAAACGGACGGCTGAATGAAAAACGCCCCTGGCTGCAACCAGGGGCATTAATGAAGTGCATTCACAAGTAGTACAGGGGTAAGTATGACACAAGCAGAACAGAGTCTCACTATCGCACCGCTCACAAATGTTGGGTTGTGCATGTCTGCCCTGGAGAGGGCATTGAACCGCACGCGTGGTTTGCCTGGGATCATCGAGTTTCACGGCCCCAGCGGTTTCGGAAAATCAACCGCAGCAGCACATGTTGCCATGCGCCTGTCTGCATATTTCGTAATGGCACAGTCAAACTGGACAAAAAAAGCGTTCCTACTGGCCATCCTTGAGGACATGCGCATCGTCCCATTAAAGACCATCCCTGAACTCGTAAAGCAAATCGCCCAGCAACTCTCACTCTCACAGCGCCCCCTCATTATTGACGAGGCCGGGCTGTTGCTCGACCGGGAAGGCGGGGCAAACCTGATCAAGGATCTCTACGAGGCATCCCAAGGCACCTTGATGCTGATCGGTGAAGAGCTGCTACCCAACAGAATCCAGCGCTGGGAGCGCTTGGACGGGCGGGTGCTCGACTGGGTGCCCGCACAAGGCAGATGCCCGGTTGTTAATCCGCATCTATGCCAACGGCATTGAGATTGCGGATGACCTGCTCAAGCACCTGGTCGATCTTTCCAAAGGCTCGGTACGGCGGGTGATCGTCAATCTGGCCAACATCCGGGAAGAGGCCACCAAGGTCGGCTGGTCAACAGTGGATCGTAAGACGTGGGGAGACCGCCCAATCTACACCGGCAAGCCACCCAAGATCAGGAGGTAGACGATGGCGTGTAAACCAATCCACCTCCAGGCAACGGGGCCCCGCAATGACCGCCAAGCCATGTGGGAAGCAATTCGCAACCTGGGGGATAAAGGTAATTCATTCACTGTGCGGGATATCCGAGGGCAGCTACAGGGTGCCACACCCGTCGGCAAAATCCGGGAATACTGCACGTGCCTCACAAACGGTGGATATCTGAAAAAGCAGATTCAGGGGCATGGCGTCCAAACTGACTACAGCCTGATCAATGACACAGGCATCGATGCACCGCGTCTAAGAAAAGATGGCACCCCAGTCACTCAAGGTTTTGGACAGGAACGGATATGGCGCTTGCTACGCATGATGCGCTCACCGTTGACGGCACGTGAACTGACAGCCCACATCAACTTGCCTGACCACCCCGTCATACTCGCAGCCGTCACAAGTTATCTCAGTTACCTGAAGCGTGCCGATTACCTGATAACACACGGCCAAGGCGAACAACTTGGCTACATGCTGATTCCGGCCATGGACACTGGCCCATTGGTGCCCATGGTGCAGCGTATCAAACAGGTCTTCGACCCCAACACCGGAAAGGTCGTCTGGCCAAAGGGGAATGAAGAATGACACCCCTTCTAAAGAGCAACAAATGGCTGAAAGCGCTACGCAAAGCCTGTGAAGAGACATCCCAAAGCAAGGTTGCAGCACGGTTGCGCCAGCCCGATGGATTTCCCTCTCCAACGGTGATTAACCAAGTATTAAATGACAAATATCCCGGGCGTAAAGAGCGCCTGCAAGCCCTGGTCGAGGGCGTGTACATGAACCGCACAGTTGATTGTCCCGTGTTGGGAACGATCAAAACGGATCTCTGTATTGACCATCAGAGTCGATCATTTTCCACACACAACCCACTTCTGGTACAGCTCTATCGTGCATGTCGAGACGGCTGCCCCGAGACTCGAATAGCAAAGGATTGATATGAACAGATCAACGCATAACGGCCGACTGGCCGTACAAATGGAAGACGCTCACCACTGCCTGGCAGACCTGGCCAAACGAGGGCTCTCTATTCGCCAGGTGGAAGTCGGCCTAATGCCGATTCCCCGCATCATCCTGGATGCCTCCTATCTTGAACTAGGTGGGTTAAAGGGAGGAATCAAGTGCATTAAACGCAACGGCATCCGCACGGATGTTTATGCGACCCAGCATCAACGTTGCCAAATCGAATGGGAGGTGCCGGCATGAGCTCTGGAAACTGCGATCTCTGCCTTCGCTGGTCCAGCGACTTGATTGAAGGCGTCTGCGGTGAATGCCGGGAACGGCACAACCTGAACGAATTATCTTCAACCGATACAGAGTGGATGGAAGATTTAAAGACACCACCTTACACCCAGCACCTGGCCGAACGCGTAACAGATGCGCTGGAAGAGCTCTGCTGCCTTCCATCACAGAGGGTTATCCAGGACATCATTTCCGAAGCACTCTTTAACGCCGCCCAGGAGATCAGGCAGGGAAAGTGTGCCGAACTGGAATACATAGGAACGCTCCGCAGCGATAACAGCAACATGATGTTCACACCGGACAAATGGCTGTTATCAAAAAACCAGGATGAGCAGGCCGCACGTGAACTCAGAAAACAGGCACAACAGAGACAGGAGTCAGAATGATCAGCCCTATTCCAGAAGGTTACCGCCTCAACGCCCAAGGGCACCTGGTGCCGGAAGAGGTCATTGCAGAGATCGACAGAGATCGTGACGCCCTGGTTGCCGAGATCTTCCAAGCCGCCAACCAGCTGCGCACATCGATGACCGCATTCAAAGCCCAGGCGATGGGTGATGTCAGCGCATTCATCGAGCTGGCAGGTGAGAAGTATGGCGCAAAAATCGGAGGGCAAAAGGGCAACATCAGCTTAACCTCATACGATGGCAGCAAAAAGGTAATGATCGCTGTCGGTGAGACCATCGCCTTCAATGAGTCCCTGCAGATCGCCAAAGCCCTCATTGATGAGTGTATCCATGAATGGACAGCAGACTCAGGCACTGAACTGAAGGCATTGGTTGAACACGCCTTTCAGACCGACAAAGAGGGAGAGATCAATACAGGCCGCATCCTCGGCCTCACGCGCCTGGCAATCGAACACGACAAATGGAAACAGGCCATGCAGGCAATCAAAGAGAGCCTGATGGTAGTGGCCACCAAAACCTACATCCGCCTCTACACCCGGCCCAGCCGCGACCGGAAATTTCAGCAGTTAAGTCTCGATATCGCCTCACTCTAAAAACCAGGAGGTGTAATGCCGGCACTTAATTTCCAAAACAGTGGCCAGCATTTGAGAGCTTAAAATCGGGAGGTCCAATCTTGAACCGTAATACTTTAATTAAACTCGTCCATGTCGGTGCCAGAAAGCTCTTCAATAATGAAGACGCCAGGCGCGAGTGGCAGTTTGCACACACCGGGCACACTAGCTGCAAAGCGATGAGCAATGCGGATATGGAGCGACTGGTCACCGAACTACGCAGGAAACAGGCCCTGGAGCCCCGCAGGCCACCCAAGCGCGCCGGTCGCGTGCCCTTCAATCGATCCAACTACATGAACAAGATCGAAGCCCAGCTCGCTTCCATGGGGCTTAGCTGGCAATACGCAGAGCGCATTGCATACCAAGTCACCGGCGGCAATGGCAACAAGCCCAATACCAGCCCAGGCATCAAACGCCTGGAGTGGGTACGCAAAGCCGAACACTTTCGCGCCATTATCGCCGCCCTTGACGTCGAGCAGAAAAAGCGCGGCCTCCTCGCCAGTGTCGAGGAGCTTCTGAAGCAGCTTGGCAAAGAGATGACCTACGTCGAAACGATCGTGCCAGAGCATATGAGCGGCAAATGGAACCGCAACCGTGCCTGGCTCCGGCATATCGTCGAAGCTTTAAAGAGTGAATACAACGCCAGCCAGGGAGATGTACCAAGCAGGCAATTTAAAGAGCATAAAGGAGACGCTAAAGGGTTGACCTTTCCCCCAGAAATAGAGCCATGACAAGGATGAGATTTCCAATTAGTCTGTGTATTAGGAGATCTCAAGATGAAGAAGAAGCGTTACAGAGAAGAGCAAATTATTGGTGCCATCAAGCAGCATGAGTCAGGGGTAAAAGTTGATGACATTTGTCGTCAGTTCGGCATTTCAACCGGGTGCTTTTATAACTGGTGAAGCAAGTACGCCGGGATGGATGTCTCAGAAGCCAAACGGCTCAAAGAGCTTGAAAGCGAAAACAACAAGCTTAAGAAGTTACTTGCCGAGAAAATGCTTGAAGCTGAGGCGATGAAGGATGTGCTCTCAAAAAAGTGGTAAAGCCTGCTGATAGAAAACAAATCGTGAGCTACCTTAAGTCGCGGTTCAAATTAAGTGAGCGTAGAGCTTGCCAATTAGTAGGCTTAAGTAGAACCGCTTTTCGGTACGTTACTCAATGGGGAAAAGATGAGCCTCTACGCAAACGGTTACTTGAGCTGGCAAAAAAGCATCCGAGTTATGGTTATTTGTTTTTACATGGCCTCCTGAGAGGAGAGGGGCTTGTGAAAAACAAGAAGCGGACCTACCGAGTCTATAACGAAGAAGGCCTTCAAGTGAGGACTAAAAAACGCAAGAAGATAATACGACCAAGAATGCCAACGATTATGCCCATTGGTAAAAATATACGCTGGTCAATGGATTTTGTCAGTGATCAGCTGGCTAATGGTCGCCGCTTTCGAGTATTTAATGTGATTGATGATTACTCAAGAGAAGTTATTGGCCAGCTCTCTGACTTCTCGATCAATGGTCACCAGGTCGCTCGTTTTTTAACTCAGGTGATTGAGCTAAGGAGCGCTCCGGATCAAATAATCTGCGACAACGGTACTGAGTTTACTAGCAAGGCGATGTTCTACTGGCAAAAAGAAAGTGGCGTTAAGCTAGGTTTTATTCAGCCAGGTAAGCCTACTCAGAATGCGTTTGTAGAAAGCTTAAACGGTAAATTCAGAAATGAATGCTTAAATCAGCATTGGTTCAGGTCCATTGATGACGCTAGACATGAAATTGATCAATGGCGAGAGCACTACAATCACGTGCGGCCTCATAGCGCATTAAATTATTTGTCACCTGTGGCCTTTGTGAATAGGGCCGCTTAGAATGAATTATCTCATCCAAGTCTTGGTATTAAGATGGGGGGAAGGTCAGTTAATCTCTGTTTCCGTTCTGACAAAGCGCTGGAATATCCGGGGCTTTGCTTTGTTTGTGGTTAGTTAGCCAGTCCCCGCATGATGTCGTAAAAAATCAGCCCTTCGTAGAGTGTCCAGGCACCCAGCAGTACCACTATCAGTCCCGTGAGTTTGGCAAAAACCCCCCGGCTTTTTTCGCCAATAACGGCTCCAACGGTGGTGACCAGCGCCATGGTAGGCAGTGTTCCCAGACCGAAACAGAGCATCAGCAGCCCGGCGCGTAGTGGATCGGCGGTAGCCACTGCCTTTACTCCCATCGAGAAGAGCAGGCTGCAGGGCACGAGTCCGTTGAGCATGCCGGCTAGACTCGGCAGGTATTTACCCGGTTTTTTAAAGTGACCAAAACGGACGGCAAGGGGTGTGGTGCAACCTTTGCTGCACCTTGTTGGCTTAAATCCTGGAATCAGTTCTGAGAGCCAGAGGCCGATCAGCAGAATGGTTGTTCCAGTGATGATCATCAGAATCCCCTGGCCTTTGCCGACGATGCCGGCCTGTACCAGCACCCGGCCGATCAGGGCGCCAAGTACGCCGAATACCACATAGACGGCAATGCGTGTGCCGTGATAAGTCACTTGGAAGCACAGGCCCTGGCGTGAGCCGTGGCCGGCAAAAAAGCCGGATGCCAGTCCGCCGCACATGCCGAGGCAGTGAAAGGTGCCCATGATGCCGGTGGTGAAAGCGAGAGCGTAGGTGAATTCCATATTTATCTGTCAGTATCCGCCCGGCTCATGGGCGGAGATTGGTTTGTTCCACCGGTGAATTGAAGCGTCCGCGCACTGATCACAGCATCTCCAGGATGATCTGCTCGAACACTTCGGGGGTGGACTCGCCCAGAATGCGCGACTTCAACCGGCCATCACGCTCGATAAAAAAGGTGGTGGGGAGCCCCATGACGCCATACCCTCGGGCAACCTTTCCCTCAATATCCAACAAAGTGTCGTATGAGATATTCAGCTTGCGGATAAATTTTTCTGCCGTGGCCCGGTCCTGCCGTACATTGATGGCTAGGACCACTAGTCCCTGATCCTTATACTTCCGGTAGACGGGTTCGAGCAAGGTCATCTCACTTTCGCAGAAGGGACACCAGTCGGCCCAGTAGCGGATTGCCACGACTTTGCCCTTCAGGTCGCCAGGGAAATTGAGGCACCCTGTTTCCAGTCTATCGAGTTCAAAGCCGGGTGCGGGCTGCCCGTTGCTCAGTTGCTGCTGCTCTTCGCCGCAGCCTGTGAGCGCCAAGGAGAGTATGAGGGTGATGAGAAAGAGTATCTGTTTCATTAAATGCATATCCAGGATTGGGTGGCTACCACCAAACATCCATCATGGTGAGGTTGGAGCTCAAGATGGCATAAGCGGCAACAAGGTAGAAGCCGATAAGAAAGAGCATTGAGATACCGATATAGCGCAGGCTCTCTTTTTGGATAATTGTCTGCAGACTCGGTATTTTATTGAACGGGGTTATGGTGCCGACGCCCAGTGCCAGGGCGCTGGCGATGAACAGGGGAACATAAAGGAAGTAACCCATGAAATCATGACCCCCTTTCAGGATACAGAAAGGGCAGTGGTGGTGGGGATGCTCGTAGATGTAGAGCGCCACACAGGAGACAATGGCCACCAGTGCAACAAGATAGGCGATGGCGTTAAGCGCGGCAAAGGCGATCCCGCCTTTGCGTTTGATCAGATACCAGACACCGCTGCCCAGGGCGGCGGTACCACTGGCAATCAGGGCGATCAGGGCGGTGGCTGGCTCTACACCAGAGAGTTCCGCCGCAACACCTTCACCTTCGGGTGTAAACAGACTGCCGCAACAGGAGGTGATGATGTCCGGGTCCATGCCGGTAAAATAGGCGATCTGCACTATAAACTCGATGACTACCAGGGGCGCGATTAACAGCAACAAGCCATATTTAATCCGTATCAGAGGGTAGTCAAAAGCCATGTTGTCGATCTTGTTGAGCATCAGCCAGGCGGCGCCGAAGAAGAATATCCCGATTTTCAGATAAAGCGTGGGCCAGCCGTAGGGGTCGACATTCAGTACGCCGGTGGCACACATGGCACCGACCTCCTGAGAGGACATCTGCTCCGCGTTATAGATAAACAGCAGCAGGGCCACCAGTTCGGCGGCAAAGCAGTAGGCGACGATAGTGGTGATCAGGTAGGTGCGACGCTCCAATACCAACTGCTTCTCGCTGCCACTGCTGATATCCCAATGCCGCATCACCTGCTGAGCGAAAAATGCCGACAGCAGCAGCATGAATGCAACGATGCCTGAGACGGTGACCAAGGCAAGGATAGAGGGGTTGAGAAGCACGGTTACTCCTCCACGACCAATCCGTCGCGGATATCGATCACCCGGTTAATGACAGGCGAGTTGAACACTTCGGGGTCATGGCTGGTGAGCAGGACCGTCTTGCCTTCATTCAGCAGCTCCTGGATTATCTTCATGAACTCTCTGGAGAGTTTGGTATCCAGATTGGCAGTGGGTTCGTCGGCGATCAGGATTTCAGGGTCATTGATCATGGCACGGCAAATAGCGGCCCGCTGAGCCTCGCCCCCGGAGAGCCACTCCACTTTTGAGGGCGCCTTGGTCTCCAGGCCGAACTGCTTCAGCAGCTTCATGGCGCTCTGCTTCAGCTCGCCGTGGTCAAGTCCGAGAGGGTAGGCCGGGAGCATGATGTTCTCCAGTACCGTGAGCCCTTTGATCAGGTTGAACTGCTGGAAAATAAAGCCGAAGGTACTGCGCCTTATCTCTGTCATAAAACGTTCGGGCAGCCCCGAGAAGGTACGGTCACCCAGCTCAATGCGGCCGGAAGTGGGGCGCGAGAGACAGCCGATCATCGACAACAGGGTGGTTTTTCCCGATCCGCTTGGACCTCTGAGGACGGTTGCCTGGTGGGGGTTTATCGTTATGTCCACCCCACGAATAGCCCAGAATTCATTGGGCTGGCCCTGGTTGAAGGCCTTTTTTATCTGCTTTAGCTGGATTCGTTTCACTGACTGTTCCTAGCGCATTACGCTGTCAGGATCGGTAATTGCCGCCTGCCAGATGGGAATAATGGTGGCCACCGTATAGGGAAAGACGGTGAAGAAGAAGAGGGTGGCGACCTGTAAACCATCGACATAAGGGGCAGGCTGAAACTGAGGATAGAGCACGGCCCATCCCTTCAGCACCGGTTCAAACAGACCGGCTGAAGCGTAAAAGACGTGAAGGTAGGCGAGCAGATACCCCAGTAGGAATGCGGCGAGGGAGATAATGGACCCCTCCCAGAATTTCATCCGGATGACATCCGATGTCTCCCAGCCGATTGCCTTGAGTATGCCGATCTCCTTACGCTCTTCAGCGCTCAGGCCGGATGCTTTGTCCCAGGCGAAGATGACAAAGGCGAGAATGGCACCGACCATCAGCACAAAGACAATGCCCTGGCGCCAGGAGAAGATGCTGTCATAGGTACGGATGATCTCTTCCCGCAAGATGGGGCGGGTGTCCGGCAGTTTGACGGTCAGCTTCTCAGCCACTTTACGCGTTTCTTTCTGGTTGCGCACCCGCAGTACCAAATCGGTGTAGTACCCCTCAGGAATAGAGAAGAAGTCACGAAACTGCTGCTCCGAGAGCAGTATCAGGTCGGCACTCACCAGCTCGGAATCGGCTGGGAGGGTATCCACCACTTTGAATGAAAAAGTGCGGCTGTCGGCGGAGCGGAAGCTGAGGATATCGCCGATACTGAGTCCACGGGTGCGGGCGATGGCCGATCCGATAACGATTTCACTCGCCTTGAGTTCCCGGTCTCTGGGGACCATCAAAGTGTAATTGGCTTTTACCGCCGGGTCATAAAAATAGCCCCATAGTCTGCCGTGCTTCCCGATCACCCCTCTGATTCGCCCAATCTTATCCAGATAGCTCGCCGGGATTAGATCGTGACGTCCGGCCACCATGCGCTGGATGATGATCTCAGGTGAGTTTTCCAGCACTGCCACAGCTTCACTGCGTAGCGCATGAGTGAACAGCATCACTGACGCAAGCATAAAGACGATCAGGGTATAGACCAGCAGCAATCCCAGATTTTTGCCTGGTCTGCGCAGCAGTGATGAGAGAGTGAAATCAATCAGATATTTCTGCTTGAGAAGAAATGCTTTCATAGTCTGCGCTTAAGAGGTGGAGAGGTGGAATTACCAATGAGCCGCTTGGAAAGTGCTCAATGGCAAATGGATGGTCCTGGAAGGCGGTGTGATAATCCGCCTGGGTCAGGTGCCGGGTGTAACGTGCTTCGGTAAACAGGCTTAAATCGGTTAATTCAAGATCGCGAACCTGGGTTGCCACTCTCTCCAGGTGGGGTTCCAGGTTTTTTCCGCGAATCCAGGTATCTACCACCGTCAGCAGCAACAGCAGGCCGGCAATGCCAAAACAGGTAAACAGTAGATCGGATTTTCGCATTCTACTCACCAATAACTCATCAATGTCAGGTCGTGGGTAACAGAGGCTCACTGCGATCCGGAATGTTGCACACTCTCAGGGATGCTTCGTTTGCCTGTACTGATGAAACTCAATTGCCGACTCTTTTTTCGGCTATTCAAAAACGCCGTTATCCAGGTTAATCAACAGCGAGCGGGTAACTTCTTGGAATGTAAGGATACGTTTGCCGGCATGGTCACTGATGAATTCTTCGGCATCTTCTCTGGTTTCAAGAGGCACCAGTTCATGCCCCATAGGGCCGAGGACATCTGAGCCGATGACGTAGACGGCGTCACGGGCAGGGATGCGGGTGAGACCATAATATTCAGTGACGCCAATGGTCTGCATATCTTCAGCACGGTGGCCTAGTGCCCATTTGGGTAGATCCAACAGGTATTTGAACAGGTCTTTGGCACCGTCAAAATGGTGAGCATGGCCATCCTTGTAGAGAACGGTGGCTATCCACTCCGGGTACTTGGCTACAAACATACCGCAAACGGGGCAGGTGTCCTTCAATCCGGGCGCTGGAATATCCAGTGTCTCTGCATTCAGACTCGTGGAGAGCAGGAGGAGTGTGGCCAGTGTGAGGTATTTGATCATGTGATTTTTACTGTTTTCGTTGCATGCCCATGCTTCGCGTGGGAATGCATACCTGACTTCCATAAAATATACAGTGTCGATTTTCACGCTGAGGGGGGCCATCGGAAACCGGAAAAAGGATCGCAGAGGTACAAAGTACCCCCCCCCCCGCAATCCCGACTTGGGTCAGCCTTTATTCTTCTGCATCATCATCTTTTTCATCATTTTCTTACGGCGTTCCAAACGGCGTTTGCGAATGCCCATAGTATCTTTTGCCATGCCTGCATAAGCTTGGGTCAGGGCGCCATCGAAGTTGGCCAACTCACCGCCTTTTGCAGCCTGCGTGGCTTTGGCGGCATCTGCACTGGCAAATGCCATTTTGCTGTTCATGGTCATGGTGCCTTTGAGTTTTGCACCGATGAGATAAGTCGCACTATCCACTTCAACCAAAGGCTTTATTGCTGCGCTGGAGCCAAAGTCGGCAGCATAGATCGCCTTTGGACCCCGGTCGAGGTTGAGTGAAAGGCTGATGGCAAGGCAATGAATGGAGCAGGTGCCATCCACCAAGCCATCATCATACTGCACCAGATGACGGCTGTGATGCCACTGCTTCCGGCTCATGCCGCAGTAGGGGCAGCGGGGATATTTTTTCAGCTCGTCTTCCAGAGGTTTATCGTCTGGTGGGTTCTTCGGCATGAACTGGAGCGGTGTTCCGTCATGTTCTCCTTTTTCCCCGGAGGCAGTGACCCAACCGACACCGGGAACCATAGCGCCGATACTTTTGTTCGCAGCCAAGCTGGCGGCGCTGAATCCGGTGATACCGGTTGCTGCCAGCATTTTCATCGCCAGGCGGCGATCCATGGTTGGTTTGTCACTCATCTTTTTCTCCCGGTTGGTTCTATGCGGGAAGGGAAGTCGCAGACCTCCTTCCACAAGTTTATTCGCAAAGCTAAAGGTCGCTACCAAAGTAATTGTCAGGCTGAAAATGGCAATGGCCATTGACGAATCGCAATAATCTCTTCAACAGAATGAATTAAGTGGAGATGTCTGCGTTGATTACCTTATTTCGTTGAAAATGTGTGGCAAATGACGCATATTTTTTTGGGGCTCCCAATGGGGGATTAGTGCTCTCAAGCCGCTTTTCAGGTCATCTCCATCCAGAAACAGATAACTCACCATAGCCCCTCATCAACATTTGCAGAGTGTAAATGAGAAGCTACCGTGTTCTTTGTGGTGAAAGCGGTGTTTCCGGACGGGGACTAGAAAGATGGCAGGGGTAGAAGGTTGTGTCTAATTTAACCTCAGTTTTCCGCTAAACTGGCTTTCTGCCGGTGCTGTTTATGTTTTTTTCAGATGAAACCCGTGCCAGGTCCGGCACCAAGGTCAAGTGTTCTCCGGACGATGGAGGGGCCGCTCCCAGGTTTTCTGAGAACCAGTGGCTGGTGCAAGGCCATGAGTGACGGGTGTGTTGATATGGTCAATAGCGGCTGCACAAGATGTGCGTCGGCCTATGTGCCGGGAGCGGCTTCCAATGTGCTTGCAACAACGGTATGCAGTCCCAATCGGCTGGCTTCCTTGGCCGGCGATAGGCTTGGAAGCACTCCACCTCTGATGGCGAGTTTGATGATCATCCGGGCGTCGGGAAAACTGTCCCGCCTGTTATTGGTTGTGAACCGGGTGACTGACTCATCGGGCGCAAGGTCGCACTTTACCTCGGCCATCTGTCTCGACTTGAACCAGGCAGCCCTTTCATTTTGTCCATATTCCGGACGCTGCTTGCCAAGGCTGAATAAAAGGGAGTGAGTAGGGGGTTGTTTTAAAGCTGGAGATGATCATCAAATGATCAGGCTGACAGACAGCAGGGCACTGAACAGCAACTGGAGCTGAGCTGTGTGCGCTAGGATCTGGTTGAAAACCGGACCGGGTTGCAGCGTTGTGAGACGATATAACA
Proteins encoded in this region:
- a CDS encoding nitrous oxide reductase accessory protein NosL yields the protein MSDKPTMDRRLAMKMLAATGITGFSAASLAANKSIGAMVPGVGWVTASGEKGEHDGTPLQFMPKNPPDDKPLEDELKKYPRCPYCGMSRKQWHHSRHLVQYDDGLVDGTCSIHCLAISLSLNLDRGPKAIYAADFGSSAAIKPLVEVDSATYLIGAKLKGTMTMNSKMAFASADAAKATQAAKGGELANFDGALTQAYAGMAKDTMGIRKRRLERRKKMMKKMMMQKNKG
- a CDS encoding ABC transporter ATP-binding protein — encoded protein: MKRIQLKQIKKAFNQGQPNEFWAIRGVDITINPHQATVLRGPSGSGKTTLLSMIGCLSRPTSGRIELGDRTFSGLPERFMTEIRRSTFGFIFQQFNLIKGLTVLENIMLPAYPLGLDHGELKQSAMKLLKQFGLETKAPSKVEWLSGGEAQRAAICRAMINDPEILIADEPTANLDTKLSREFMKIIQELLNEGKTVLLTSHDPEVFNSPVINRVIDIRDGLVVEE
- a CDS encoding ATP-binding protein, with the protein product MNRTRGLPGIIEFHGPSGFGKSTAAAHVAMRLSAYFVMAQSNWTKKAFLLAILEDMRIVPLKTIPELVKQIAQQLSLSQRPLIIDEAGLLLDREGGANLIKDLYEASQGTLMLIGEELLPNRIQRWERLDGRVLDWVPAQGRCPVVNPHLCQRH
- a CDS encoding XRE family transcriptional regulator produces the protein MTPLLKSNKWLKALRKACEETSQSKVAARLRQPDGFPSPTVINQVLNDKYPGRKERLQALVEGVYMNRTVDCPVLGTIKTDLCIDHQSRSFSTHNPLLVQLYRACRDGCPETRIAKD
- a CDS encoding nitrous oxide reductase accessory protein NosL, giving the protein MIKYLTLATLLLLSTSLNAETLDIPAPGLKDTCPVCGMFVAKYPEWIATVLYKDGHAHHFDGAKDLFKYLLDLPKWALGHRAEDMQTIGVTEYYGLTRIPARDAVYVIGSDVLGPMGHELVPLETREDAEEFISDHAGKRILTFQEVTRSLLINLDNGVFE
- a CDS encoding ABC transporter permease, translated to MKAFLLKQKYLIDFTLSSLLRRPGKNLGLLLVYTLIVFMLASVMLFTHALRSEAVAVLENSPEIIIQRMVAGRHDLIPASYLDKIGRIRGVIGKHGRLWGYFYDPAVKANYTLMVPRDRELKASEIVIGSAIARTRGLSIGDILSFRSADSRTFSFKVVDTLPADSELVSADLILLSEQQFRDFFSIPEGYYTDLVLRVRNQKETRKVAEKLTVKLPDTRPILREEIIRTYDSIFSWRQGIVFVLMVGAILAFVIFAWDKASGLSAEERKEIGILKAIGWETSDVIRMKFWEGSIISLAAFLLGYLLAYLHVFYASAGLFEPVLKGWAVLYPQFQPAPYVDGLQVATLFFFTVFPYTVATIIPIWQAAITDPDSVMR
- a CDS encoding DUF3164 family protein, giving the protein MISPIPEGYRLNAQGHLVPEEVIAEIDRDRDALVAEIFQAANQLRTSMTAFKAQAMGDVSAFIELAGEKYGAKIGGQKGNISLTSYDGSKKVMIAVGETIAFNESLQIAKALIDECIHEWTADSGTELKALVEHAFQTDKEGEINTGRILGLTRLAIEHDKWKQAMQAIKESLMVVATKTYIRLYTRPSRDRKFQQLSLDIASL
- a CDS encoding phage protein GemA/Gp16 family protein, giving the protein MNRNTLIKLVHVGARKLFNNEDARREWQFAHTGHTSCKAMSNADMERLVTELRRKQALEPRRPPKRAGRVPFNRSNYMNKIEAQLASMGLSWQYAERIAYQVTGGNGNKPNTSPGIKRLEWVRKAEHFRAIIAALDVEQKKRGLLASVEELLKQLGKEMTYVETIVPEHMSGKWNRNRAWLRHIVEALKSEYNASQGDVPSRQFKEHKGDAKGLTFPPEIEP
- a CDS encoding sulfite exporter TauE/SafE family protein codes for the protein MEFTYALAFTTGIMGTFHCLGMCGGLASGFFAGHGSRQGLCFQVTYHGTRIAVYVVFGVLGALIGRVLVQAGIVGKGQGILMIITGTTILLIGLWLSELIPGFKPTRCSKGCTTPLAVRFGHFKKPGKYLPSLAGMLNGLVPCSLLFSMGVKAVATADPLRAGLLMLCFGLGTLPTMALVTTVGAVIGEKSRGVFAKLTGLIVVLLGAWTLYEGLIFYDIMRGLAN
- a CDS encoding TlpA family protein disulfide reductase; its protein translation is MKQILFLITLILSLALTGCGEEQQQLSNGQPAPGFELDRLETGCLNFPGDLKGKVVAIRYWADWCPFCESEMTLLEPVYRKYKDQGLVVLAINVRQDRATAEKFIRKLNISYDTLLDIEGKVARGYGVMGLPTTFFIERDGRLKSRILGESTPEVFEQIILEML